The Sulfurihydrogenibium sp. region AGAATTTGTAAAGGAGATCCTTCGGACTTGCGTCTTCAGGATGACAGAGAAAGGTTGAATGGTAAGCATCCTTTGTCATTCTGCAGCCGGCGAAGTATCTCCTACTTTTATTGAATTTCTCATCCGACGTATTTAATTTTATTTAAAATATGGAGGGGCCGATGAAGGTAGTTAAGCATTATTTAGTCTTACTCTTAGCATTGTTAATAAGCTTTCAGTTTTCTTGCGTAGGTTCTAATAAAAATGGAAATTCTAATAATTCAAGTACTTCTGAATCTAAAACTTTAAACTTTCCAGAGGCTACTGTTGACCATGTGATAGATGGCGATACAATCGTAGTAATATTTAATGGTCAAAAAGAGCATGTGAGATTAATCGGGGTTGATACACCGGAAAGTAGAATGAATAAGAGAGTTGAGAAGCAAAGAGAGCTTGGAGACGCTGAAAAAGTTATAGAGCTTGGTCAAAAAGCAAAGGAATTTACAAAGTCATTAGTAAAACCTGGAGATAAAGTTTATTTAGAGTTTGACGTTCAGCAAAGAGATAGGTATGGCAGATTGCTCGCATATGTATACTTAAAAGACGGAAAGATGTTAAATAAAGAAATTATATGTAATGGCTATGCAATGCCATTAACCGTACCACCAAATGTTAAGTATCAAGAAGAATTCAAAAAATGCTATCAAGAAGCAAGAGAAAAAGGATTAGGCTTATGGAAGAAGGAGTAAATGGTGCAGCAGGATAAAAATATAGACAATACTCAAAAAAAACAATCTATAAAACACTTTATTGAAACTATAGTTTTTATATTCGTTGTTGTATCACTCGTTAGAGTTTTTCTTGTTCAGGCTTTTAACATTCCTTCCGGGTCAATGAAACCAAGTTTACTCATAGGGGACTTTATTCTTGTTAATAAATTAGTCTATGGTAACTGGGATATCGGAATTCCATTTACTAATATTACTTTCTACCATCACAACAATAGACTTGCAAAGATAGACAGGGGAGATGTTATCGTATTTAAGTATCCAGAAGACCCTTCTATAGACTTTATAAAAAGAGTAATTGCACTTCCGGGCGATATAGTAGAAGTTAAAAATGACATTGTTTATTTAAATGGAAAGCCTCTAAAAAGAGAGCCGGCCGGATTTTATGAAGAAGAAAATGAAAAGGTTAAAAAATACATAGAGACAACTTATAGAAGTGATGGCAAACCATACTCATATACTATTATGGAAATAGAAGACGGTATAGGACCTGATTTTGGACCTATTCAAGTGCCACCAAACAGCTATTTTGTAATGGGAGATAACAGAGACAATTCAAAAGACAGCAGATTTTGGGGCTTTGTACCTGATGATTATGTAATAGGTCAAGCTTTTGTGATTTACTTCTCTATAGACTTAAAGAAACCGGCTATAAGATTTGATAGATTAGGAAAGGTTATTTATTAGAAGTAGCATCTAAGATTTATACAATACCTTGGGGTGAGAAATTAGCTGTTTTCAAAGAATTTAAAAAGGAGATCCTTCGGGCTAAAGTCCTCAGGATGACAGCGGAGGGCTGATTGATAAGCATAAAGGAAAGGTGATCTTATTCATCATTCTGAGCGAAGCGAAGAATCTCATGTTTTTAATGAATTTCTCACCCGACGTATAGATTTTTTGAAATAGGGTAAAATAAAGATTAGAGTTTTATATTTTTACCTCCTTGGTGGAATTTTTGCTATTAAAATTTTAACTGTCACCGATGAGCTTTTTTAGATGTTTTATTTATATTTGAATTTCTCACCCCAAGGTATATGCTATAATTATCAGTCCTATATATTTTAATTTGGAGGTTAATAAATATGGGTATGACAATAACTGAAAAAATAATAGCAGCACATGCCGGTAGAGATTATGTAGAACCGGGAGAGCTTGTAACCGTTAAAGTAGACCTTGCCATTGCAAACGATATTACAGCTCCACTTGCAATAAAACAGCTTGAAAAATACGGTATAGATAAAGTTCATGACCCAAATAAAATTGCTCTTGTTATGGACCATTTCTTCCCGCCAAAAGACATTATGTCTGCTCAGCAGATTAAAATCTCAAGAGATTTTGCTAAAAAAATGGGAATTAAAAACTACTTTGAAGGTCAAGATAGTGGAGTAATGCATACACTACTTCCAGAAAAAGGTTATGTAGTTCCGGGTGATTTGGTAATTGGTGCAGATTCACATACATGTACTTATGGTGGGATTGGTGCATTTTCTACAGGTGTAGGTTCTACTGATATTGCCTATATATGGGCTACAGGTGAAACATGGCTTAGAGTTCCAGAAAGTATGAAGTTTGTATTTTATAATAAGCCACAAAAATGGGTTGGTGGAAAAGATTTTGTTTTAACAGTGATTGGAAAAATTGGCGTTGATGGTGCATTGTATAAAGCTATGGAATATCAAGGAGAAGCAATCAGAGCCCTTGATATTGATAACAGGCTTACAATCGCCAATATGGCTATAGAAGCAGGTGGAAAAAGTGGTATCATTGAACCTGATGAAAAAACTGTTGAATGGGTAAGAAAAAGAACAAACAGAGAGTTTAAACTCTATAAATCAGACCCAGACGCTAAATATTGCTGTGAGTATGAATTTGATGCAAGTAAAATAGAGCCTGTAGTTGCATGTCCAAGCTTGCCATCAAACGTAAAACCTGTAAGTGAAGTAGCTGGAACCCACATTGACCAAGTATTTATTGGCTCATGTACAAATGGAAGACTTTCAGACCTAAGAATAGCAGCAGCAATTTTAAAAGGTAAAAAAGTTCATCCAGAAGTTAGATGTATTGTAATACCTGCATCAGACCAAATCTATAAACAAGCATTACATGAAGGTATAATTGAAATATTAGCAGATGCTGGATGTTTGATAAGCACATCTACATGTGGTCCATGTCTTGGTGGTCATATGGGTATTCTTGCAGAGGGTGAGGTTTGTTTATCTACATCAAACAGAAACTTTGTAGGAAGAATGGGACATCCAAAAAGCCAAGTATACTTATCAAGCCCAGCAGTAGCTGCAGCATCAGCGGTTCTTGGCAGAATTGCACATCCTGATGAAGTTGCAAAATACGAAGAAGTTGAAACACTTATAACTTTATAAATGGAGGTAAGCTGTCATGGCATTGTGGGATGCACTTGTAAGAATTTTAGTAGGTTCAATACTTGTACTTCTTGGAGTTGAAAAAGGCGGTGTGTTTGTGATTGCAACGTTTGTTGGCGTTGTATTAATATTGACAGCAATCACAGGATTTTGTTTGATATATAAGATAGCCGGTATATATTCCAAGGAAGAGTCTGCACAAGCTTGAGTAGAATTTTAGGTCTTGATATAGGATTAAAAAGGATTGGTGTTGCTGTAAGCGACCCCCTTAGAATTACAGCAACGCCTCTTGAGTTTATTCTAAACGATGGAAAAGTATTTGAGAGAATCAATTATTTAATAAAAAATTATAAAATTTCAAAAATAGTTATCGGACTGCCCTTAACGCTAAAAGGTGAAGAAGGAGAGCAAGCAAGATATACGAAAGAGTTTGCTGAAAATCTAAAAAATCACATTCCACAAGATATAGAAATAATCTTTATAGACGAAAGATTTACATCATCCTTAGCAGAAAAAACATTATCACAAACAAAAAAGAAAAACAAAAAAGAAAAAATAGACAGCTTGTCTGCAGTTTTTATACTTCAAACATATCTTGACAGGTTATCTTTTAGCAATGAAGCGACTAATAATAACTATTAGTTTAATATCTTTAATTTTCATAGGGCTTTCATCTTCATTTTTTTACAAAAAAGATGTAAATGCAGAAGTTAACATTGAAAAAGGTCTAAAAACCGTAGAGATTGCACAAAAACTTGAAGATGAGAATGTAATAATAAATAAATATCTTTTCGTCATTTTATCATTCATAAAAAATCAAACATTAAAGTCTGGATTGTATGAGTTTAAAGGAAAATATTCTGTAATAGATGTTTATGAAAAGATTGTAAAAGGAGAGGTTAAGCAAAAATACTTTACTATCATACCCGGAGAGGACTTAATAGATATTGCAAACAAACTTGAAAAAGAAGGGATAGTTAAAAAGGAAGAATTTTTAAAGTATGTATTTGATGAAAAAAATGTTAGAAAATATGGACTTGTAGGAAGTTCTTTTGAAGGCTACTTTCCACCGGAGAGTTATGCAATTTCAGAAAAAGAAACTGTTGAAACATTGATAAAAAAGTTTTTAAAAGTCTTTGAAAAAAGATATTTGCCTTACAAACAAAAGGTAGAAAGCAAAGATTATTCAGCGTTTTATAAGAAAAATATATCTTTTTATGAAGCGATGATAATCGCATCTATGATAGAAAAAGAAGCATACTACGAAGGAGAAAAGCCAATTATAGCCGGAGTTATTTTTAATAGATTAAAATCTAACATGAGACTTCAGATTGACCCAACGGTTATTTATGCTTTAAAACTTGCCAGCAGTTGGGATGGAAAGCTAAATAAAAGTGATATGATTATAGATTCTCCATTTAATACTTACAAAGTCAAAGGTCTTCCGCCAACTCCAATTTGTAGTTTTACAATCTCTTCGTTAGAAGCAGTGTTAAATCCAACGAAATCCAATTATTACTATTACGTTTTATCAAAAGACAGAAAAAGGCATATCTTTTCAGAAGATTATAAGACCCATTTAAAGAATATAAAAGAGAATTTGAAGTGATGTTTATAAGCCTTTTATAATTATCTTTAACTTTGACGAGGAGTTTTATAAGGCTAAAATTCCTTGTCCGGCTTTAGAATAGTCGTTTTATTAAAAAAACAAATTTCCACAATCATTTAAATAATCCTAAATTTAAAAATTTTTTTAAAATCATTACCTTGAACAATTAACTTTGTTTAAAGTCATTGAATTAAAACATCTTTGGAGTATTTGACATCACACTATATTTAGTGTATTATTTAGTTTTACATACTATATATAGTGGAGGTAGTAAACATGGGCTTAATAGGAAAAACATCGGTTAGAGACAATATCAGATTGTCAGAAAATCCAAGATACCCTATCTTTAAAGAGTTATACATTAAACAGAAAAAAGCCGTATGGTTTCCTGAAGAGTTAAACATTCAGCAAGATGTGCTTGATTATAAACACTTGTCGCCTACAGAAAAAGATTTATTTGACAGTGCTGTTGGATACTTTGCGTCATCTGAATTATTAGTCCAAAACGTTCTTGGAAATGGATTTTTCCCTGTTTTAACAGACCCATACGCAAAAATGAGCTTTTCTACTCAAATGTTTATGGAAAACATTCATTCAGACTTTTTCGAAATAATTTTAAACTCCTTTGATATGGACAGAAAAAAAATATACAACATCACACTTGAAGATAAATTACTAAAAGAAAAGCAAGAGTTAATCGTTCGGGCAGTTGACAGGATAACCTACGGAAAAGCAGACCCGGACACAATAGAAGGTAAAAAACAGATACTAACTTCTATACTTTTAAATAACATCATTCAAGAAGGATTATTTTTCTATTCAGCATTTGCACACTTCTTTGCTATGAAAGACACGGGAAAAATGAAAAACGTAGTAAGTGGCGTAGAGCTTATTTTAATCGATGAAAGCCTCCACTTACAAAACGGCATAGAAGCTATCTTAACAATGGTTGAAGAAAATCCTGAGATAGTTGATGATTACCAATTTGTTGAA contains the following coding sequences:
- a CDS encoding DUF2892 domain-containing protein, with product MALWDALVRILVGSILVLLGVEKGGVFVIATFVGVVLILTAITGFCLIYKIAGIYSKEESAQA
- a CDS encoding ribonucleotide-diphosphate reductase subunit beta, coding for MGLIGKTSVRDNIRLSENPRYPIFKELYIKQKKAVWFPEELNIQQDVLDYKHLSPTEKDLFDSAVGYFASSELLVQNVLGNGFFPVLTDPYAKMSFSTQMFMENIHSDFFEIILNSFDMDRKKIYNITLEDKLLKEKQELIVRAVDRITYGKADPDTIEGKKQILTSILLNNIIQEGLFFYSAFAHFFAMKDTGKMKNVVSGVELILIDESLHLQNGIEAILTMVEENPEIVDDYQFVENIRQSIIDAVELELNYLKTKFGGTTIFGVSYGELERYMKYIADRRLIELGFDPQFGIDQNPLKFLQKEDVKKLTNFFEVSSTEYTNF
- a CDS encoding thermonuclease family protein; this encodes MKVVKHYLVLLLALLISFQFSCVGSNKNGNSNNSSTSESKTLNFPEATVDHVIDGDTIVVIFNGQKEHVRLIGVDTPESRMNKRVEKQRELGDAEKVIELGQKAKEFTKSLVKPGDKVYLEFDVQQRDRYGRLLAYVYLKDGKMLNKEIICNGYAMPLTVPPNVKYQEEFKKCYQEAREKGLGLWKKE
- the leuC gene encoding 3-isopropylmalate dehydratase large subunit, which translates into the protein MGMTITEKIIAAHAGRDYVEPGELVTVKVDLAIANDITAPLAIKQLEKYGIDKVHDPNKIALVMDHFFPPKDIMSAQQIKISRDFAKKMGIKNYFEGQDSGVMHTLLPEKGYVVPGDLVIGADSHTCTYGGIGAFSTGVGSTDIAYIWATGETWLRVPESMKFVFYNKPQKWVGGKDFVLTVIGKIGVDGALYKAMEYQGEAIRALDIDNRLTIANMAIEAGGKSGIIEPDEKTVEWVRKRTNREFKLYKSDPDAKYCCEYEFDASKIEPVVACPSLPSNVKPVSEVAGTHIDQVFIGSCTNGRLSDLRIAAAILKGKKVHPEVRCIVIPASDQIYKQALHEGIIEILADAGCLISTSTCGPCLGGHMGILAEGEVCLSTSNRNFVGRMGHPKSQVYLSSPAVAAASAVLGRIAHPDEVAKYEEVETLITL
- the lepB gene encoding signal peptidase I encodes the protein MQQDKNIDNTQKKQSIKHFIETIVFIFVVVSLVRVFLVQAFNIPSGSMKPSLLIGDFILVNKLVYGNWDIGIPFTNITFYHHNNRLAKIDRGDVIVFKYPEDPSIDFIKRVIALPGDIVEVKNDIVYLNGKPLKREPAGFYEEENEKVKKYIETTYRSDGKPYSYTIMEIEDGIGPDFGPIQVPPNSYFVMGDNRDNSKDSRFWGFVPDDYVIGQAFVIYFSIDLKKPAIRFDRLGKVIY
- the ruvX gene encoding Holliday junction resolvase RuvX: MSRILGLDIGLKRIGVAVSDPLRITATPLEFILNDGKVFERINYLIKNYKISKIVIGLPLTLKGEEGEQARYTKEFAENLKNHIPQDIEIIFIDERFTSSLAEKTLSQTKKKNKKEKIDSLSAVFILQTYLDRLSFSNEATNNNY
- the mltG gene encoding endolytic transglycosylase MltG, yielding MKRLIITISLISLIFIGLSSSFFYKKDVNAEVNIEKGLKTVEIAQKLEDENVIINKYLFVILSFIKNQTLKSGLYEFKGKYSVIDVYEKIVKGEVKQKYFTIIPGEDLIDIANKLEKEGIVKKEEFLKYVFDEKNVRKYGLVGSSFEGYFPPESYAISEKETVETLIKKFLKVFEKRYLPYKQKVESKDYSAFYKKNISFYEAMIIASMIEKEAYYEGEKPIIAGVIFNRLKSNMRLQIDPTVIYALKLASSWDGKLNKSDMIIDSPFNTYKVKGLPPTPICSFTISSLEAVLNPTKSNYYYYVLSKDRKRHIFSEDYKTHLKNIKENLK